A window from Leifsonia shinshuensis encodes these proteins:
- a CDS encoding SDR family NAD(P)-dependent oxidoreductase, which translates to MPPETPAVSGLDPDDLAVTLRVLQQLHELDQEHPDYVSVRRATAHMFKASKQARKRELRRQVAEADRAVIAATATGAPDRIDDETRGRELTSSSTGSRTAGTLLTARACYICKQQYTEVDWFYHQLCPSCAAFSHLKRNARTDLTGKRALLTGGRAKIGMHIALRLLRDGAHLTITTRFPRDAVRRFSQLPDAGQWIDRLRVVGIDLRDPSQVIALADSVAERGPLDILINNAAQTVRRSPGAYSLLADAETQPLPDGPLPELETFGHTADPHPLALERSVAAHPLLSAADVRGTIAELAGPAALTADDLATAAMSAGSSSLARHADGSAIDAGGLVPDVAHVNSWTQTIGAIDALELLEVQLCNQTAPFILIDRLRPSLAAAGRSYVVNVSAMEGVFGRRYKGPGHPHTNMSKAALNMLTRTSAGEMFESDGILMTSVDTGWITDERPHHTKVRLAEEGFHAPLDLVDGAARVYDPIVRGEAGEDVHGVFLKDYRASAW; encoded by the coding sequence GTGCCTCCCGAAACCCCGGCCGTCTCCGGCCTCGACCCCGACGATCTCGCCGTCACCCTCCGCGTCCTGCAGCAGTTGCACGAACTGGACCAGGAGCATCCCGACTACGTGAGCGTGCGCCGGGCGACCGCGCACATGTTCAAGGCGTCCAAGCAGGCGCGCAAGCGGGAGCTGCGGCGACAGGTCGCCGAGGCCGACCGGGCGGTGATCGCGGCCACCGCCACGGGCGCTCCCGACCGCATCGACGACGAGACCCGTGGCCGCGAGCTGACCTCCAGCTCGACCGGCTCCCGCACCGCCGGCACCCTCCTCACGGCCCGCGCCTGCTACATCTGCAAGCAGCAGTACACCGAGGTCGACTGGTTCTATCACCAGCTGTGCCCGTCCTGCGCGGCGTTCAGCCACCTCAAGCGCAACGCGCGCACCGACCTCACCGGCAAGCGCGCCCTGCTGACCGGCGGCCGCGCCAAGATCGGCATGCACATCGCCCTGCGACTGCTGCGCGACGGCGCCCACCTGACCATCACGACGCGGTTCCCGCGCGACGCCGTCCGGCGGTTCTCGCAGCTGCCGGATGCCGGGCAGTGGATCGACCGGCTCCGCGTCGTCGGCATCGACCTGCGCGACCCCTCGCAGGTGATCGCGCTCGCCGACTCCGTCGCGGAGCGCGGGCCCCTCGACATCCTCATCAACAACGCCGCGCAGACGGTGCGCCGCTCGCCCGGCGCGTACTCGCTGCTCGCGGACGCGGAGACCCAGCCCCTGCCGGACGGCCCGCTGCCCGAGCTGGAGACGTTCGGTCACACCGCTGACCCGCATCCTCTCGCCCTCGAGCGGTCGGTCGCGGCGCATCCGCTGCTCTCGGCGGCGGATGTGCGCGGCACCATCGCGGAGCTCGCCGGACCCGCCGCGCTGACCGCGGACGACCTGGCCACCGCCGCGATGAGCGCCGGCTCGTCGTCGCTCGCCCGGCACGCCGACGGCAGTGCGATCGACGCCGGCGGGCTGGTCCCCGACGTCGCGCACGTCAACAGCTGGACGCAGACCATCGGCGCGATCGACGCGCTGGAGCTGCTCGAGGTGCAACTGTGCAACCAGACGGCGCCGTTCATCCTGATCGACCGGCTGCGACCCTCGCTCGCGGCGGCCGGACGCTCGTACGTGGTCAACGTGTCCGCGATGGAGGGTGTCTTCGGCCGCCGCTACAAGGGGCCGGGTCACCCGCACACCAACATGTCGAAGGCCGCGCTGAACATGCTCACGCGGACCAGCGCGGGGGAGATGTTCGAGAGCGACGGCATCCTGATGACCAGCGTCGACACGGGATGGATCACGGACGAGCGCCCGCACCACACCAAGGTGCGGCTCGCCGAGGAGGGCTTCCACGCGCCGCTCGACCTGGTCGACGGCGCCGCCCGGGTCTACGACCCGATCGTCCGCGGCGAGGCGGGTGAGGACGTTCACGGGGTGTTCCTCAAGGACTACCGTGCCTCGGCGTGGTGA
- a CDS encoding DUF5997 family protein yields MKAQTMKAATAAKKLGIYLPAAPDDFRDREISRTELDELTANPPEWLRALRADGPHPRDVVARKLGVSNSGLARGGVTEALTTAEIKALLEDPPQWLVDERATQAAVRAENARVKQRDAERAARRAADGDRA; encoded by the coding sequence ATGAAGGCGCAGACCATGAAAGCGGCCACAGCGGCCAAGAAGCTCGGCATCTACCTGCCGGCGGCGCCCGACGACTTCCGCGATCGCGAGATCAGCCGCACCGAACTGGACGAGCTGACCGCGAACCCGCCGGAGTGGCTGCGCGCTCTCCGGGCAGACGGCCCGCACCCGCGCGACGTGGTCGCGCGCAAGCTCGGCGTCTCCAACTCTGGCCTCGCCCGCGGCGGCGTGACGGAGGCGCTCACCACTGCCGAGATCAAGGCGCTGCTGGAGGACCCGCCGCAGTGGCTCGTCGACGAGCGCGCGACGCAGGCGGCGGTCCGTGCCGAGAACGCACGGGTCAAGCAGCGCGACGCCGAGCGCGCCGCGCGCCGTGCCGCCGACGGCGACCGGGCCTAG
- a CDS encoding DUF6804 family protein — protein sequence MSRPHTPQQPAFNRAALAPGLLGAIVLLAGLALVGGEWYLYVRYAVSILALILCVFAGQAKQWWWLAGLIPVAVVWNPVWPLPLSDAVVQGLSFAGVVLFVAAAVTIKIPADTRR from the coding sequence GTGTCGAGACCACACACGCCGCAGCAGCCCGCCTTCAACCGCGCCGCGCTGGCGCCCGGGCTCCTCGGGGCGATCGTGCTGCTGGCCGGCCTCGCACTGGTCGGCGGCGAGTGGTACCTCTACGTGCGGTACGCGGTCAGCATCCTCGCGCTCATCCTGTGCGTGTTCGCCGGGCAGGCCAAGCAGTGGTGGTGGCTGGCCGGCCTCATCCCCGTCGCCGTCGTCTGGAACCCGGTCTGGCCGCTGCCGCTGAGCGACGCGGTGGTGCAGGGTCTGTCGTTCGCCGGCGTCGTGCTGTTCGTCGCCGCGGCGGTCACGATCAAGATCCCCGCCGACACTCGTCGCTGA
- a CDS encoding CYTH domain-containing protein, with the protein MPHHSQVEIERKYDVDAEAQHPQLVGVGAVAVQGEPERHELVATYFDTADLTLAQHRTAVRVRRGGHDAGWHVKLPADEGRTELHWPLTDGDEPPAELREQLRDLIGDRPLQPIARVTNQRDSVLLQDAAGFELAELTDDHVRSENLRSGGTQEWREWEVELLAGAPDTRERRTALLDEIEERLLAAGARPSASSSKLQRALGL; encoded by the coding sequence ATGCCCCATCACTCCCAGGTCGAGATCGAGCGGAAGTACGACGTCGACGCTGAGGCGCAGCACCCCCAGCTCGTCGGCGTGGGCGCGGTCGCCGTCCAGGGCGAGCCCGAGCGGCACGAGCTGGTCGCCACGTACTTCGACACGGCCGACCTGACCCTGGCCCAGCACCGCACAGCCGTGCGCGTGCGCCGCGGCGGCCACGACGCCGGGTGGCACGTCAAGCTGCCGGCGGACGAGGGCCGCACCGAGCTCCACTGGCCGCTGACCGACGGCGACGAGCCGCCCGCCGAACTGCGGGAGCAGCTGCGCGACCTGATCGGCGACCGGCCCCTCCAGCCGATCGCCCGGGTCACCAACCAGCGCGACAGCGTGCTGCTGCAGGATGCGGCCGGTTTCGAGCTCGCCGAGCTGACCGACGACCACGTGCGCAGCGAGAACCTGCGCTCGGGCGGCACGCAGGAGTGGCGCGAGTGGGAGGTGGAGCTCCTCGCCGGGGCGCCGGACACGCGCGAGCGCCGCACGGCCCTGCTCGACGAGATCGAGGAGCGGCTGCTCGCCGCCGGAGCGCGTCCGTCCGCCAGCTCGTCGAAGCTGCAGCGGGCGCTCGGGCTCTGA
- a CDS encoding DUF3224 domain-containing protein, with the protein MTAETIIARFDVTGWEPADLPGLGLGGDPGDWLGAVVMRKTYTEGLVGESVAHFISSGTEEGGRGYLAAERISGRLDDGRTGSVTVHHGALQHPSDASAFGYIVPGTGTGDFVAFSGRARIEHDERGPFFVFEVDGDRPS; encoded by the coding sequence ATGACAGCTGAGACCATCATCGCCCGCTTCGACGTGACCGGATGGGAGCCCGCGGACCTCCCGGGACTGGGACTCGGCGGCGACCCGGGCGACTGGCTCGGAGCCGTCGTCATGCGCAAGACCTACACCGAGGGACTCGTCGGCGAGTCGGTCGCGCATTTCATCTCGTCGGGCACCGAGGAGGGCGGCCGCGGCTACCTCGCCGCGGAGCGGATCAGCGGACGCCTCGACGACGGGAGGACCGGCTCGGTGACCGTCCACCACGGCGCGCTGCAGCATCCCTCGGACGCGTCGGCGTTCGGCTACATCGTGCCGGGGACGGGCACCGGGGACTTCGTGGCGTTCAGCGGGCGCGCCCGCATCGAGCACGACGAGCGCGGCCCGTTCTTCGTGTTCGAGGTCGACGGAGACCGGCCTTCCTGA
- a CDS encoding DEAD/DEAH box helicase, whose protein sequence is MSRSGQRTSPTRPQQRKNRHANNDGLIPVLARKVREVEAKAADGKKLGPTNRTKFQVIAFLMREERARAKSDPDLSDAARAEQLKRLDGIATILAKTAARDTSLISLLESESPSSATAQKMRRDWLLESGTELSPDDLIITIERPVAKQDSVIPPELAEKQVVPPSVKARQLSNPFLAPDLSRLTPSAPTPRRRLDSWELLGPLFKSFEYGAGGQAASMDLPPAPLIDRYSPHDMELMHHQSRFIESVRLGHRSFLLADEPGLGKTAQSVLAASVAGAYPLLAVVPNVVKMNWAREVERWTPMRRATVIHGDGEGLDAFADVVIVNYEVLDRHLSWLSTLGFKGMVVDEAHFIKNLHSQRSRLVLGLADAIRQATPDPLMIALTGTPLINDIDDFKAIWQFLGWIDGNKPTAQLMEHLEETGLTPADFGFYAAAREAVIDMGIVRRRKIDVAADLPSRRVVDLPVELDDELGRSVRQAEKELAARLVARYHRAAAAGRPDSFDGDDEAHRRHLIRLVAQSELEEAKSSKTGDNVFTMVRKIGQAKAGLASDYTAQLARSVGKVVFFAKHIDVMDAAEEAFAARDLKTISIRGDQSALARQKEIDAFNNDPDVAVAVCSLTAAGVGLNLQAASNVVLAELSWTAAEQTQAIDRVHRIGQEEPVTAWRIIAAQTIDAKIAELIDAKQGLAARALDGSDVELGSADSVQLDALITLLEDALG, encoded by the coding sequence ATGTCTCGTTCCGGTCAGCGCACCAGCCCGACCAGGCCGCAGCAGCGGAAGAACCGGCACGCCAACAACGACGGGCTGATCCCCGTGCTCGCGCGCAAGGTGCGCGAGGTGGAGGCGAAGGCCGCCGACGGCAAGAAGCTCGGCCCGACGAACCGCACCAAGTTCCAGGTCATCGCCTTCCTCATGCGCGAGGAGCGCGCGCGGGCGAAGTCCGACCCCGACCTGAGCGACGCCGCCCGCGCCGAGCAGCTGAAGCGCCTCGACGGCATCGCGACCATCCTGGCCAAGACGGCCGCGCGAGACACGTCGCTCATCTCGCTGCTCGAGAGCGAGTCGCCGTCGAGCGCCACCGCCCAGAAGATGCGCCGGGACTGGCTGCTCGAGTCGGGCACGGAGCTGTCGCCGGACGACCTCATCATCACGATCGAGCGTCCCGTCGCCAAGCAGGACAGCGTCATCCCGCCGGAGCTCGCCGAGAAGCAGGTCGTGCCTCCGTCGGTGAAGGCGCGCCAGCTCTCCAACCCGTTCCTCGCCCCCGACCTCTCGCGGCTGACGCCGTCGGCTCCCACTCCGCGGCGCCGCCTCGACTCGTGGGAGCTGCTCGGTCCGCTGTTCAAGTCGTTCGAGTACGGCGCGGGCGGCCAGGCGGCCAGCATGGACCTCCCTCCCGCACCGTTGATCGACCGCTACTCGCCGCACGATATGGAGCTGATGCACCACCAGTCGCGCTTCATCGAGAGCGTCCGGCTGGGGCACCGCAGCTTCCTGCTCGCCGACGAGCCGGGCCTCGGCAAGACCGCGCAGTCGGTGCTCGCCGCCTCCGTCGCCGGCGCGTATCCGCTGCTGGCCGTCGTGCCCAACGTCGTCAAGATGAACTGGGCGCGCGAGGTCGAGCGATGGACGCCGATGCGCCGGGCGACCGTCATCCACGGCGACGGGGAGGGCCTCGACGCCTTCGCCGACGTCGTGATCGTCAACTACGAGGTGCTGGACCGTCACCTCTCCTGGCTGAGCACCCTCGGCTTCAAGGGGATGGTCGTCGACGAGGCGCACTTCATCAAGAACCTGCACTCGCAGCGGTCGCGGCTCGTGCTCGGACTGGCGGACGCCATCCGTCAGGCCACGCCCGACCCGCTGATGATCGCGCTCACCGGTACGCCGCTGATCAACGACATCGACGACTTCAAGGCGATCTGGCAGTTCCTCGGCTGGATCGACGGCAACAAGCCGACCGCGCAGCTGATGGAGCACCTGGAGGAGACGGGGCTCACCCCGGCCGACTTCGGCTTCTACGCGGCCGCCCGCGAGGCGGTCATCGACATGGGCATCGTGCGCCGCCGCAAGATCGACGTCGCCGCAGACCTGCCCAGCCGCCGTGTCGTCGACCTGCCGGTCGAACTCGACGACGAGCTGGGCCGCTCCGTCCGTCAGGCCGAGAAGGAGCTCGCCGCCCGCCTCGTCGCCCGCTACCACCGAGCCGCAGCGGCCGGTCGTCCCGACTCCTTCGACGGGGACGACGAGGCGCACCGCCGCCACCTCATCCGCCTGGTCGCCCAGTCGGAGCTCGAGGAGGCGAAGTCGTCGAAGACCGGCGACAACGTGTTCACGATGGTCCGCAAGATCGGTCAGGCCAAGGCCGGGCTCGCGTCCGACTACACCGCGCAGCTGGCGCGCTCGGTCGGCAAGGTCGTCTTTTTCGCGAAGCACATCGACGTGATGGATGCTGCTGAGGAGGCGTTCGCAGCCCGGGATCTGAAGACCATCTCGATCCGCGGCGACCAGTCCGCCCTCGCCCGCCAGAAGGAGATCGACGCCTTCAACAACGATCCCGACGTGGCGGTCGCGGTGTGCTCGCTGACCGCGGCGGGCGTCGGACTCAACCTGCAGGCCGCATCCAACGTCGTGCTCGCAGAGCTGTCGTGGACGGCGGCCGAGCAGACCCAGGCGATCGACCGGGTGCACCGCATCGGTCAGGAGGAGCCGGTCACCGCGTGGCGGATCATCGCCGCGCAGACCATCGACGCGAAGATCGCCGAGCTGATCGACGCCAAGCAGGGACTCGCGGCGCGGGCCCTCGACGGCAGCGACGTCGAACTCGGCTCGGCGGACTCGGTGCAGCTGGACGCGTTGATCACCCTGCTGGAGGACGCGCTGGGCTGA
- a CDS encoding alpha-hydroxy-acid oxidizing protein translates to MTTSAGRDAQSEIYRAGVAGRRPRIPVGFAQLERAAQRRMSRAAFAYVAGSAGLERTADADLDAFRRRRIVARVLRDVSSRDLSVDLFGVRRPTPLLLAPIGVLELARRGGDAAAARAAARLGVPAMLSTQASQPMEEVAAAMDAAAPGASRWFQLYWSSSRELVASLVERAERAGCEAIVVTLDTHVLGWRPRDLALGYLPFSRGLGIAQYTSDPVFQGLVRERATRKRTSDRPGGGPATTPTPAALASFASILRHHPGPLREKLRSGEPLAAVETFLDVFADPSLTWDDLAFLRERTRLPIVLKGVLHPDDARRAVDAGVDAVQVSTHGGRQIDGEVGALDALPGVVDAVAGRIPVLFDSGIRGGSDALVALALGARAVAIGRPYVYALALAGEEGVRELLRNTIAELDITLGLAGVRRVADLDPSVLAPSGTGTSVLAGGR, encoded by the coding sequence ATGACCACGAGCGCCGGACGTGATGCCCAATCCGAGATCTACCGCGCCGGTGTCGCGGGACGGCGCCCACGCATCCCCGTCGGGTTCGCCCAGCTGGAGCGGGCGGCGCAGCGCCGGATGAGCCGCGCGGCGTTCGCCTACGTCGCCGGGTCCGCCGGACTGGAGCGCACCGCCGACGCCGACCTCGACGCGTTCCGGCGTCGCCGCATCGTGGCGCGGGTGCTGCGGGACGTGTCGTCGCGCGACCTCTCTGTGGACCTGTTCGGCGTGCGCCGTCCCACTCCCCTGCTCCTCGCTCCGATCGGCGTGCTGGAGCTCGCCCGTCGCGGCGGGGACGCCGCCGCGGCCCGTGCCGCCGCGCGCCTCGGGGTGCCGGCCATGCTGTCCACGCAGGCGTCGCAGCCGATGGAGGAGGTGGCGGCGGCGATGGATGCGGCGGCTCCCGGGGCGTCGCGCTGGTTCCAGCTGTACTGGAGCTCGTCGCGCGAGCTCGTCGCGAGCCTGGTCGAGCGGGCGGAGCGCGCCGGCTGCGAGGCGATCGTCGTCACCCTCGACACGCACGTGCTCGGCTGGCGGCCGCGCGACCTGGCGCTCGGCTACCTGCCGTTCAGCCGCGGTCTCGGCATCGCGCAGTACACGAGCGATCCGGTGTTCCAGGGGCTCGTCCGCGAGCGGGCCACGCGGAAGCGGACCAGCGATCGCCCCGGCGGTGGCCCGGCCACCACGCCGACGCCGGCGGCGCTCGCGTCTTTCGCGAGCATCCTGCGCCACCACCCGGGACCGCTGCGCGAGAAGCTGCGTTCGGGCGAGCCGCTCGCCGCGGTGGAGACCTTCCTTGACGTGTTCGCCGACCCGTCCCTGACCTGGGACGATCTCGCCTTCCTGCGCGAGCGCACCCGGCTGCCGATCGTGCTCAAGGGCGTGCTCCATCCGGACGACGCCCGGCGCGCGGTCGACGCCGGGGTGGATGCGGTGCAGGTCTCCACGCACGGCGGTCGGCAGATCGACGGGGAGGTCGGGGCGCTGGATGCGCTGCCCGGCGTGGTCGACGCCGTCGCCGGCCGCATCCCCGTGCTCTTCGACAGCGGCATCCGCGGCGGGTCGGATGCGCTGGTCGCCCTCGCCCTCGGCGCGAGGGCCGTGGCGATCGGGCGCCCGTACGTCTACGCGCTGGCGCTCGCGGGCGAGGAGGGCGTGCGCGAGCTGCTCCGCAACACGATCGCCGAGCTGGACATCACCCTCGGGCTGGCGGGCGTCCGCCGCGTCGCGGACCTCGACCCGTCGGTGCTCGCGCCCTCCGGGACCGGGACGTCCGTGCTCGCCGGCGGCCGCTGA
- a CDS encoding NADP-dependent oxidoreductase, with protein MPRFVQFEEFGSRDYLHVVERERPWPGPGQILVRVMAAGLNPSDYKAYRDERAAARSGVTLPSGIGSDFSGFVEELGEGVTRFELGQAVLGTAPFAAIADFVVVPEDGQVILKPDALTFEVAGSLGVAGRTAMASVRSLDLHERDTVLVSAAAGGVGVLAAQLAVRAGATVIGTASEENHEFLESLGVIPVAYGEGLADRVRDVLDDDRVTAVLDNHGPDTIDAALELGVPIERVNSIAVFGPAARGAKNVGGHSAGNDELAELADLLAENELVLPIDSIYPIERTVEAFGRLEGGHVRGKVVVVTD; from the coding sequence GTGCCGCGTTTCGTCCAGTTCGAGGAGTTCGGTTCCCGCGACTACCTGCACGTGGTCGAGCGGGAGAGGCCGTGGCCGGGCCCCGGTCAGATCCTGGTGCGCGTGATGGCGGCCGGGCTGAACCCGTCGGACTACAAGGCGTATCGCGATGAGCGGGCGGCCGCCCGGAGCGGCGTCACGCTGCCGAGCGGGATCGGCTCGGACTTCTCCGGCTTCGTCGAGGAGCTCGGCGAGGGCGTCACCCGGTTCGAGCTGGGCCAGGCGGTGCTGGGCACCGCGCCGTTCGCCGCGATCGCCGACTTCGTCGTGGTGCCGGAGGACGGCCAGGTGATCCTGAAGCCGGACGCGCTCACGTTCGAGGTCGCCGGGTCGCTCGGCGTCGCAGGACGCACGGCCATGGCGAGCGTCCGCTCCCTCGACCTGCACGAACGCGACACGGTGCTGGTCAGCGCCGCCGCGGGCGGCGTCGGCGTGCTGGCCGCGCAGCTGGCCGTGCGCGCGGGCGCCACCGTCATCGGGACGGCGAGCGAGGAGAACCACGAGTTCCTGGAGTCCCTCGGCGTCATCCCGGTCGCCTACGGCGAGGGGCTCGCCGACCGTGTGCGCGACGTTCTGGACGACGACCGGGTCACGGCCGTGCTCGACAACCACGGACCGGACACCATCGACGCCGCGCTGGAGCTGGGGGTGCCCATCGAGCGGGTGAACTCGATCGCCGTCTTCGGGCCCGCCGCGCGCGGCGCGAAGAACGTCGGAGGGCACTCCGCCGGCAACGACGAGCTGGCCGAACTCGCCGACCTGCTGGCCGAGAACGAGCTCGTGCTGCCCATCGACTCCATCTACCCGATCGAGCGGACGGTCGAAGCGTTCGGGCGGCTGGAGGGCGGCCACGTGCGCGGCAAGGTCGTCGTCGTCACCGACTGA
- a CDS encoding LysR family transcriptional regulator substrate-binding protein, with protein sequence MSSRFAIAFPLGVAPGKWTRTFEQRFPDVELVARPNTDPLAALATGEADMVFARDAEPDDERHLIPLYAEDVVVVLHHEHLLTLEEEELHLADLADEPRVEGEPSEALMRSVAAGDGVALLPASVAKALRRRDVVALRVADAPQSRIGLTWPREGQHPLVDEFIGIVRGRTAHSSRNPEVAAREAADSGRKAPAARKAAARAPKATPTTRKRPRRR encoded by the coding sequence GTGTCCTCCCGTTTCGCCATCGCCTTCCCGCTGGGTGTCGCCCCGGGCAAGTGGACGCGCACCTTCGAGCAGCGCTTCCCCGACGTGGAGCTGGTGGCGCGGCCGAACACCGACCCGCTGGCGGCCCTCGCGACCGGTGAGGCGGACATGGTCTTCGCGCGCGATGCGGAGCCGGACGACGAGCGGCACCTGATCCCGCTCTACGCGGAGGACGTCGTCGTGGTCCTGCACCACGAACACCTGCTCACGCTCGAGGAGGAGGAGCTGCACCTGGCCGACCTCGCGGACGAGCCGCGGGTCGAGGGCGAGCCGTCGGAGGCGCTGATGCGGAGCGTCGCCGCGGGCGACGGCGTCGCCCTGTTGCCCGCCTCGGTGGCGAAGGCGCTGCGGCGGCGTGACGTCGTCGCGCTCCGGGTCGCGGACGCCCCGCAGAGCCGCATCGGCCTGACCTGGCCCCGCGAGGGGCAGCATCCCCTGGTCGACGAGTTCATCGGCATCGTGCGCGGGCGCACCGCGCACAGCTCGCGCAATCCCGAGGTCGCGGCGCGCGAAGCCGCCGACAGCGGCCGCAAGGCGCCCGCGGCCCGCAAGGCGGCCGCCCGGGCGCCGAAGGCGACGCCCACGACGCGCAAGCGCCCGCGCCGCCGCTGA
- a CDS encoding 6-phosphofructokinase, protein MKIGILTSGGDCPGLNAVIRGAVLKGDRVHHSEFAGFRYGWRGVVEGDIMPLDRHSVRGLSRQGGTILGSSRTNPFEGEKGGPENIQRMMDENGIDAIIAIGGEGTLTAARRLTDAGLKIVGVPKTIDNDLAATDYSFGFDTAVEIATEAIDRLRTTAESHQRCMVVEVMGRHVGWIALHSGMAGGAHAILIPEQPQSIEQICEWVESVRDRGRAPVIVVSEGFHLDTMEEAHSHKGLDAFNRPRLGGIGEMLAPMIEERTGIESRATVLGHMQRGGVPSAYDRVLATRLGMAAVDAVYEGRWGSMVSLRGTDVVNVSIADATGGLKTVPDARYEEAALLFG, encoded by the coding sequence ATGAAGATCGGCATCCTCACCAGCGGCGGCGACTGCCCGGGACTGAACGCGGTCATCCGGGGCGCGGTCCTGAAGGGCGATCGCGTCCACCACTCCGAGTTCGCCGGTTTCCGCTACGGCTGGCGCGGAGTGGTCGAGGGTGACATCATGCCGCTCGACCGCCACAGCGTCCGCGGGCTGTCCCGCCAGGGCGGCACCATCCTCGGCTCCAGCCGCACCAACCCGTTCGAAGGCGAGAAGGGCGGCCCGGAGAACATCCAGCGGATGATGGATGAGAACGGCATCGACGCCATCATCGCCATCGGCGGCGAGGGCACGCTGACCGCTGCACGCCGTCTCACCGACGCCGGCCTCAAGATCGTCGGCGTCCCGAAGACCATCGACAACGACCTGGCGGCGACCGACTACTCGTTCGGCTTCGACACCGCCGTGGAGATCGCCACGGAGGCGATCGACCGCCTCCGCACGACCGCCGAGTCGCACCAGCGCTGCATGGTCGTGGAGGTCATGGGCCGCCACGTCGGCTGGATCGCCCTGCACTCGGGCATGGCGGGCGGCGCGCACGCCATCCTCATCCCGGAGCAGCCTCAGTCGATCGAGCAGATCTGCGAGTGGGTGGAGTCGGTCCGCGACCGCGGACGCGCCCCGGTCATCGTCGTGTCCGAGGGCTTCCACCTCGACACGATGGAGGAGGCGCACTCCCACAAGGGACTCGACGCGTTCAACCGTCCCCGCCTCGGCGGCATCGGCGAGATGCTCGCCCCGATGATCGAGGAGCGCACCGGCATCGAGTCGCGCGCGACCGTCCTCGGCCACATGCAGCGCGGCGGCGTCCCCAGCGCCTACGACCGCGTGCTCGCGACCCGCCTCGGCATGGCGGCGGTGGATGCGGTATACGAGGGCCGCTGGGGCTCGATGGTGTCGCTGCGCGGCACGGACGTCGTCAACGTCTCGATCGCCGACGCGACCGGCGGGCTCAAGACCGTTCCGGACGCGCGCTACGAGGAGGCGGCGCTGCTCTTCGGCTGA
- a CDS encoding DUF1622 domain-containing protein → MDAHPFFETTGTVFEFVGVAAMAVGLIVAVALALVAWVRQRSGTAAFRTLRESFGGVILLGLEILVAADLVKTVTSTPSLTDAFVLGIIVLIRTILSFSLQVEIDGVAPWRRALVTGPQTIARAAKNATRSPDGTETTGL, encoded by the coding sequence ATGGATGCGCACCCCTTCTTCGAGACGACCGGCACGGTGTTCGAGTTCGTCGGGGTGGCCGCGATGGCGGTCGGCCTGATCGTGGCCGTCGCGCTGGCGCTCGTCGCCTGGGTGCGTCAGCGGAGCGGGACGGCGGCGTTCCGGACGCTGCGCGAGAGCTTCGGCGGCGTCATCCTGCTGGGCCTCGAGATCCTGGTCGCGGCGGACCTCGTGAAGACCGTCACGTCGACGCCGTCGCTGACCGACGCGTTCGTGCTCGGCATCATCGTGCTGATCCGCACCATCCTGAGCTTCTCGCTGCAGGTGGAGATCGACGGCGTCGCCCCGTGGCGGCGGGCGCTGGTCACCGGACCGCAGACGATCGCGCGGGCGGCGAAGAACGCGACCCGTTCACCGGACGGGACCGAGACGACCGGTCTCTAG